The genomic stretch CATCACCTCGGCCTTCTCGGCCACCCCAGCCAGTGCTTGCCGAATGTCCCCGACAACAAAGCGGCAATTGTCCACCCTGTTTAAACGGCAGTTGCGCTCGGCATCCGCCACGGCGCCGGCAACGATTTCCAGGCCGACCACCCGCCGCGCGGCAGTTGAGAGGCTGATGGCAATCGTGCCGGTTCCGCAGTAAAGATCGATCACGGTTTCGGCGCCGGTCAGGCGGGCATAGCGCTCCACCAGCGCATAGAGCTGGGCGGCCCCGCGGGTGTTGGTCTGGAAAAAGGAGTTGGCCGAAATCTCGTAATCGAAGGGCGCGATGCGGTCGCGAATCACCGGGGCGCCGCCCAGCAGGATCTCGCGCTCGCCAATGGCCACGCCGGCCTTGCGGGCGGTGATGTTGTTGACCACCGAAACCACGCCGGGATGCGCGGCCATCAGCTGCCGGGCCAGCGGCTCGACCGCCGACCGGTTTTCCGCGGCGGTGACGAGGTTCACCATCCACTCGTCGCGATCGACGGAATGCCGCAGCACCACAAAGCGCCAGAACCCCTGGTGGCTGCGCAGGCCGTAGGGGGGCTCGGGGGAGCCGCGCAGAAAGCGCCGAATCTCCGCCAGCAGGCGGTTGCCCCTCTCCGGCTGCAGCAGGCAGGCGGCGGTGTCCAGCACCTTGTGGAAGGTTCCCGGCACGTGCAGGCCGAGCGCAAAATCGGGATCGATGTCGGGCTGGCCGATCTCCGCGGGCATCAACCAGCGCCGATCGGCGCAGGTGAACTCCATTTTGTTACGGTAGCCAAAAGAAAGCGGCGACGGCAGGGTTGGGTGCACGGTCACCCCCTGCAGCAGGCCGATGTGCGCCAGGGCCTCGAGGACATGCTCGCGCTTGTAGCGCAGCTGCTCCGGGTAGTCGAGAAACTGCCATTTGCAGCCGCCGCAAGTGCCGCTGTAGATACACGGCGGCTGAACGCGGTGGGCCGAAGGCGCCAGCAGGCGAATCAGCCGGGCCTCGGCGTAGCGCTTCTTGCGGCGCACCACCCGCGCCAGGACCCGGTCGCCCGGGGCCGTCTGATCGATGAAGACGGTCAGCCCGTCGACCCGCGCCACCCCCCGGCCGCCGAAGGCGAGCCCCGCCACCTGAAGTTCCAGTTCCTGCCCTTTCTTTGGCGTCATGATCTCTCCCCCGCCTTGCACTGCGGTCTGGCCACCACCGGAAGCCCGCCCGGACCCCTTCGCAGCGGCCGTCAACTATTGGATGACAAATGAAAAATTTGTGTTTATAGTGACTCTATTACTCAAAATCAAGGCATGCTTGTGGCTGAACCGGCACCCGCGAGAGATAGCGAAAAAGTTTTTTTCACCTCCACCGACGGGCTGGCCCTTCGAGGCTGGCTGCACCTGCCGGCCGCCCAACTCCCGTCGGTGGTGATCGGCTGCCACGGTCTCTTCAGCTCCGGGGATTCCCCCAAACAGCAGACCCTGGCGCAGAGCTGCAACCGTCACGGGATCGCCTTTCTACGCTTCGACCATCGGGGATGCGGCGCAAGCGATGGGGATTTCAAAGCGGTCACCTCCCTGGCGGGACGCGCCCTGGATCTTGCGGCAGCCACGGCCATGCTGGCCGCCCGGGCCGACCTCGCCCCCCGCATCGGGCTTTTCGGCAGCAGCATGGGCGGTGCGGTCTGCCTGGCGATGGCGACGCGCCTGAAGGCCCGGGCGGTGG from Desulfobacteraceae bacterium encodes the following:
- a CDS encoding alpha/beta hydrolase translates to MAEPAPARDSEKVFFTSTDGLALRGWLHLPAAQLPSVVIGCHGLFSSGDSPKQQTLAQSCNRHGIAFLRFDHRGCGASDGDFKAVTSLAGRALDLAAATAMLAARADLAPRIGLFGSSMGGAVCLAMATRLKARAVVTLAAPVRSQPVLAAIASSAERERVAALLDPENLHFDISAQLDGVHSLLLFHGDADAVVPVASAQEIYGRAGDPKAMRIFPRGDHRMSAARDQAVFQQEAADWFARHLLG
- the rlmD gene encoding 23S rRNA (uracil(1939)-C(5))-methyltransferase RlmD; the protein is MTPKKGQELELQVAGLAFGGRGVARVDGLTVFIDQTAPGDRVLARVVRRKKRYAEARLIRLLAPSAHRVQPPCIYSGTCGGCKWQFLDYPEQLRYKREHVLEALAHIGLLQGVTVHPTLPSPLSFGYRNKMEFTCADRRWLMPAEIGQPDIDPDFALGLHVPGTFHKVLDTAACLLQPERGNRLLAEIRRFLRGSPEPPYGLRSHQGFWRFVVLRHSVDRDEWMVNLVTAAENRSAVEPLARQLMAAHPGVVSVVNNITARKAGVAIGEREILLGGAPVIRDRIAPFDYEISANSFFQTNTRGAAQLYALVERYARLTGAETVIDLYCGTGTIAISLSTAARRVVGLEIVAGAVADAERNCRLNRVDNCRFVVGDIRQALAGVAEKAEVMVIDPPRMGMHGDVLQQVLARAPRRIVYVSCNPATLARDIGGLKDAYAVREIQPLDMFPHTFHIEAVARLERI